The nucleotide sequence CTGTGGGTATTACTCAATGACGTACAGAATTAAGAAAGGAGTAGAAAGTATAAAATGTCACAGACTCCATCCACTCATTTTTTGCTAGAAGACACATGatgcccatctatttcctatcTTTCAGCCAGCACCCCAGCTGCCACAGAAACAACAGAAAGGCCTGTGTTAACTTTCTGTTTCCCCAAATCAGGATAAATGAGTGGACTGAAGGATAGATGACTTCAACTGttgggaaaagcaaaagaaatggtTCCTCATGCAGTTTTTTAGGCCTCCAGATTGATATGATTAGAACCAGAAAGTAAAAGGCAAATAGCAAGAGAAAGGAGACGACAGTTTGCATGGCTTTTATATGGACCTTCGTACAGGGATCTTGGAATCCTTTGCCATTGAGCTGCATCTTCATGAGATGTTTCCACAGGGAAAAGATTGGTAGCAGAAAAGATATTAAGGACATAGTAAAGGGTGTGAGGTTTCCTAGAATGAGCAGGGTCACATGTGAAAGCCATAAAATATCCCTCAGTTTGGTCTTCCGTGTGAAGTTTCCTTCAAATTCACTTCTCTGCATAGTCCCACTTACACTTATAACTACAACTTGTAAAACCAAAATGAATGAAGTTCCCAGAAGCATCATGAGAACTACACTTTTAACTCTCCACTTCAGGTGAAGAAAAGTTAGGCTGGAGAAATTGGCTAtcttcaacaaataaaatatactgaGGCTAGTAGCAAGCCAGGTGCTATAATGATTGCTTATTGTCCAGGCAACATGAACAATAGTTCTTACTTTTAAACTATATaaagctggatgaagcaaaatATAATACCAATGTATTAACATTACACAGAGCAAAACAATTCTGGAGACTGCCATAGCAGTGACAATCGCATCAGTTGAGGAGATCTTTTGTCTCTTGACCCAAGCAATGCAGTTCACCAGGGCTATGAAGCCACTGGCAAAATTTCCCAGAACAAATTGTATTATTACTAGGATGGAAAAAACGGTTGATAGTAGAGCTATCATGtctagaaaaaaaaagccaagtctAGTATCACTGTAGTGATTCCTTCAATATTCTGACCTTAAATTCTTTGGGCAGTTGATTTGGGGATGTGCAGTGAAGTTCTTGCTTCTTTTAACTTCTGTGACCAATGTCAAGCAGGAAAGTACCAGCATATGTAAATGAAAGAGCTCAGTCCTGTCTTGATGTAATAATTGCTATTACCTAACAGCTCATATTGACTTCTCTTCATGCACTCTGTGTCCTTGCACTCACATTTGTGGGATGGGTTATCTCTCACCTGATGTTGAAACAAAATAAGAATTCTCATTTGCCAGcatgcaaataaaaacatattgtGTTGCAACTTTTCCCTATTTAACCTCCCCATAATTTGTGTTCAACAAATTTAGTTGCTGGTGAGTAAAATTTTTAAACCCAATACACATGCCAGATTTACAAAGAAAGAATTCATGATTTTCTTATCAAAAACATCTACGATTTCCTTGGGGACCCCAGGAAAACCAACACACAATAAAAATTGGTTGCTGATAaccaatacaaaaataagaccgggagctgactgtgactcagataatgaattccttattgccgaattcagacttaatttgaagaaagtaaggaaaaccactagaccattcaggtatgatctaaatcaaatcccttacaattatacagtggaagtgagaatagattcaagggattagatcaggtgacagagtgcctgaagaactatggacggaggttcatgccattgtacaggaggtagtgatcaagaaaagaaatgcaaaagaaaagaaaagaaatgcaaaaaggcaaaatggttgtctgaggaggccttaaaaataactgagaaaagaaaggatgcaaacagaaaaatagaaaaggaaaaatatacccatttgaatgcagagttccgaagaaaagcaggagagataagaaagctttcctcagtgatcaatgcaaagaaatagaggaagacaatggaatgggaaagactaaagatcacTTCAAGAgaactagagataccaagagaacatttcatgcaaagatgggcacaataaaggatagaaatggtatggacctaacagaagcagaagatattaaaaagaggtggcaacaatacatagaagaactatacaaaaaaagatcttcatgacccagataaccatgatggtgtgacctggagccagacatcctggaatgtgaagtcaagggggtcttaggaagcatcactatgaacaaaactagtggaggtgatggaattccagtgcagctatttaaaattctaaaagatgatgctgtgaaagtgctgcaatcaatatgccagcaaatttggaaaactcagcagtggccacaggaccggt is from Bubalus bubalis isolate 160015118507 breed Murrah chromosome 4, NDDB_SH_1, whole genome shotgun sequence and encodes:
- the LOC102394127 gene encoding taste receptor type 2 member 31-like, with amino-acid sequence MIALLSTVFSILVIIQFVLGNFASGFIALVNCIAWVKRQKISSTDAIVTAMAVSRIVLLCVMLIHWYYILLHPALYSLKVRTIVHVAWTISNHYSTWLATSLSIFYLLKIANFSSLTFLHLKWRVKSVVLMMLLGTSFILVLQVVVISVSGTMQRSEFEGNFTRKTKLRDILWLSHVTLLILGNLTPFTMSLISFLLPIFSLWKHLMKMQLNGKGFQDPCTKVHIKAMQTVVSFLLLFAFYFLVLIISIWRPKKLHEEPFLLLFPTVEVIYPSVHSFILIWGNRKLTQAFLLFLWQLGCWLKDRK